The DNA segment GTAGACTTCGGGGTCTACCTGTTCGATTTCGTGGAGTATACCAAGTAAGTTCATCGTGGCTGCGGTTACGGGTGAAACAATGCGCCGGCCCTAGCCCCGGCTCAGGCCGCTCACGTTAAGCCGGGAGCCCGGCTGCAGAAAGCGGTTGGCCAGCGCGGCCACCTGCGCCGGCCGCAGCGACTGGTTAAGCCCGGTGCGCAAATCCACCACGTCGGGCCCCACGAACGTGCCATCCTGGATGATGTCCCGGATCAGGGCCGCGTGGCGGGCCTCCACCGATACGATCTTGCCAGCAATGCCGAGCAGCTCCGGGCTGCGCAGCAGCGGCCCGGCCCCGTTGTAGGCCGCCACGCCTAAGTCCTCAAAGGTGCGGGCGGCGGTCAGCACGCTCGTGCGGCTGTCAAAGTCGATGCCCGAGAAGTCCGGGGCCAGGTTGGGGATGGGCGTGCCGCCCAGGGCCGCGATGGCCGCCTTGAAAAAGTCGCGGTGGACCTTTTCGTGCTCGTGAATGTCGAACAGGGCGTAGTTCTCGGCCGCGGAGGCGCGCCGGTGGTAGCTGCCCGCCAGCACCCGGTCGTAAAAGGCCGACTCCAGCTGCTCCAGGGCGTAGGCGTAATTCAGCACGCCGAAATCCCCGCTGCCCACGTCCACTAGGGCGTTCTCGCCCCGCTCCTGGACGCTGGCCGCGTTCAGCTCCAGGGAGTCCGCCGGATCCTGCCCGCAGCCGGCCAGGGCTAGTCCGGTTAAAGCCAAAGCTGCGCTCCCGTAGCGCAGGAAAGCACGGCGCTCCACCGGCGCCAGAAGTTTTTCCGGCAGGTCCTGCTGCGGAACGGAATTGGGTTGAGCTTTCAGCATAGCGAGTGGTTGGGTTAGTAAAAAGACAATGACCCTACCTACGCTAAACGCAATGATTGTGATTGCTCAACAATTTGATAATTAGCTTATTGACGAGCAAAAAACCGTATTAGTACGGACTCCGTTGGCGGGCCTGTCGTACGTTCGATTGCTATTTATTT comes from the Hymenobacter sp. YIM 151858-1 genome and includes:
- a CDS encoding ferritin-like domain-containing protein encodes the protein MLKAQPNSVPQQDLPEKLLAPVERRAFLRYGSAALALTGLALAGCGQDPADSLELNAASVQERGENALVDVGSGDFGVLNYAYALEQLESAFYDRVLAGSYHRRASAAENYALFDIHEHEKVHRDFFKAAIAALGGTPIPNLAPDFSGIDFDSRTSVLTAARTFEDLGVAAYNGAGPLLRSPELLGIAGKIVSVEARHAALIRDIIQDGTFVGPDVVDLRTGLNQSLRPAQVAALANRFLQPGSRLNVSGLSRG